The sequence ATCCGCAAGGTGAGTCACTTGGTGCAGGTGGAGAACGGCTGATGCTCGATCGATTGAAGCCCGCTCCCGGCTCGCGGCGCCCGCGCAAACGCGTGGGCCGCGGCATCGGCTGCGGCAGCGCGAAGACCTCGGGCCGCGGCACGAAGGGCGCCGGTGCGCGCGCGGGCCGCAAACACAAGCCGCATCGCGAAGGCGGTCAGATCCCGCTCGTCATGCGCCTGCCCAAGCGCGGGTTCACCAATCCGATGGCCGACGGCGGCGCGCAGGTGGTGAACGTGAAGGCGCTCGCGCGCTTCAAGAAGGGCGCGGAGGTCGACGCCGCGGCGCTGGCCGAAGCAGGGCTGATCCGCAGCGCCAGCGGTCCCGTGAAGGTGCTCGGCGACGGTCCCTTGGAGGCCGCGCTGAAAGTGCGAGTCAGCGCGGTCTCGAGCTCGGCGCGGGCCAAGATCGAAGCCGCCGGCGGCAGCGTGGAGCTGGTGTAAGTCATGAACCCCGGAGCGCTCGGCAACATCACGAGGATCCCGGAGCTGAACAGGCGCATCCTGTTCACCTTCGCGATGCTCGCGGTGTACCGCATCGGCTGTGCGGTGCCGACTCCGGGCATCGATCCCAACGAGATCCGCCGCTACTTCGAGCAGTCGGGTCACGGCGGCGGGATCTTCGACTATCTCAACCTGTTCACGGGCGGCGCGTTCGAGCAGCTGTCGATCTTCTCGCTCGGCATCATGCCGTACGTCTCGTCGTCGATCATCCTCCAGCTGCTCTCCGTCGTGATTCCCAAGCTCGACGAGCTGCGCAAAGAGGGCGAAGAGGGGCGGCGCGTGATCACGCGCTGGACCCGCTACGGCACGGTCGTGCTCGCAGTGCTCCAGGGCTTCCTCATGGCGACCGCGCTCGAGAACGGGCTGCTCGGTCCCAACACCGTCATGCACCCGGGCTGGGGCTTCCGGATCACCACCATCCTTACTCTCGCCGCGGGCACCTCGTTCATCATGTGGCTCGGCGAGCAGATCAACGAGCGCGGCATCGGCAACGGCATCTCACTCGTGATCTTCGCGGGCATCGTGTGCCGCATCCCCTCGGCGCTCTCGCGCGTGTGGGACATGGTGCGCACCGACCAGCTGCCGCCGATCGCGATCCTGCTGCTCGCGGGCGTGATGGTCCTGGTGGTGGGCGTGATCGTGTTCTTCGAGCGCGCGCAGCGGCGCATTCCCATCCAGTACGCGCGGCGCGTGGTCGGGCGGCGTCAGCTCGCCGGCGGCATGTCGTACTTCCCGCTGCGGCTCAACACCTCGGGAGTCATCCCGCCGATCTTCGCGTCGTCGCTGCTCGTGCTGCCGCTGCAGATCTCGCAATGGAGCGGTCACGAGGCGATCGCGGACTTCGTAAACGACTACCTGGGCTGGCGCTCGTGGGGTCACGAGATCCTGTACGTGGCGCTCATCCTGTTCTTCGCCTACTTCTACACCGGGGTCATGCTCGACCCGGACGACGTCGCCGAGAACGTCCGGAAGAACGGCGGCTACATCCCGGGTATCCGCCCCGGCAAGCGCACGGCCGAATACATCCTGCGCGTGCTGAACCGGATCACGCTGATCGGCGCGTCCTATCTCGCTGCGGTGTGCGTGCTCCCCAACTTCCTGCAGAACGAATTCAGCGTGCCGTTCGTGTTCGGCGGCACCGCGCTGCTGATCGTGGTCGGCGTCGCCATGGACACCGTCGGCCAGGTCGAGGCGCATCTCGTGGCGCACAACTACGACACCTTCGTGCAGGGCGCGCGCCTGCGCGGTCGAGGCAACAGATGAGCCGGCAACTCAACCTGATCCTCACGGGCCCGCCGGGCTCGGGGAAGGGCACGCAGGCCAAGCGCCTGGTGGAGAGGTACGGGATCCCGCAGATCTCGACCGGCGAGATCCTGCGCGAGGCGGTGAAGAGCGGCTCCGAGATCGGCAAGCGCGCCAAGGCGATCATGGACGCGGGCGAGCTCGTGCCCGACGAGGTCGTGATCGAGATCGTGCGCCAGCGCATCGCGCGGCCGGACTGCAAGCCGGGCTGCGTGCTCGACGGCTTCCCGCGCACCCAGAAGCAGGCGGTCGCGCTCGACGCGCTGCTGAAAGAGCAGGGCCGCGAGCCCGCGCGCGTGATCGCGCTGACCGTGGCCGACGACGAGATCCGCCGGCGCATCCTGTCGCGCAACGAGGGCCGGGCCGACGACAACGAGGAGTCGGTGAACAAGCGCCTCGAAGTGTTCCGGCGAGACACCGCGCCCGTGCTCGCGCACTACGGCAAGTCGGTGGCCAAGATCGACGGCGTGGGCTCCATGGACGACATCACCGCGCGCATCGTGGCGGCGATCGGAGCGAGCGCATGATCCAGATCAAGTCCAAGCGCGAGCTCGACAAGATGCGCGAGGCCGGGCGCCACGTGGGCGAGATCCTCGTGAAGCTGGCTTCGCTCGCCAAGCCGGGAGTCACGACCGGCGAGCTCGACCGCGCCGCGCGCGAGGAGATCCGCGCGCGCCGGCTGGTGTCCTCCTTCCTGGACTACGCGCCGGGCCAGGCGCCGCCGTTCCCCGCGGTGCTGTGCGCCTCGGTGAACGAGGAGATCGTCCACGGCATTCCGGGCTCGCGCCGGCTGGTCGAGGGCGACCTGCTCAAGCTCGACTTCGGTGCGATCTGCGACGGCTTCCACGGCGACGCCGCGCTCTCGCTCCCGATCGGCCGCATCGACGAGGAGTCCAAGCACCTGGTCGAAGTCACACACCAGTCGCTCGAGCTCGGCATCCAAGAGCTCGCGCCAGGCAAGCGCCTGGGCGACGTCGGCGCGGCGGTGCAGGGTCACGTCGAGGCCAACGGCTTCTCGGTGGTGCGCGACTTCGTGGGGCACGGCATCGGCCGCGCCATGCACGAGCCGCCGCAGCTGCCGAACTTCGGCAAGGCCGGCCGCGGCCAGAGGCTGCGCGAAGGCATGGTGTTCGCGATCGAGCCCATGGTGAACGCGGGCACCTGGCAGGTCGAGGTCCTGGCCGACGGCTGGACCGCGGTCACCGCCGATCGCCGGCGCTCCGCTCACTTCGAACACACCGTGGCGATCACCGACCACGGCCCCGAGATCCTGACCCGAGTCCCGGGGACTCACTGAGGAAGCCATGAAGGTTCGAGCATCGGTCAAGAAGATGTGTGACAAGTGCAAGCTGATCCGCAGGAAGGGCGTCCTGCGCGTGATCTGCGAGAACCCCAAGCACAAGCAGAGGCAGGGCTAGACGATGGCGCGCATCGCGGGCGTCGATCTTCCGCGCGAGAAGGCGGTCAAGGTCGCACTCACCTACATCTACGGCATCGGCCGCTCGTCGGCGGAGAAGATCTGCGACGAGGCGGGCGTGGCTCCGAACACCAAGACCTTCGACCTCGACGAGAGCGAGGTCGTGCGCCTGCGCGACGTGATCCAGGGCCAGTACAAGGTCGAAGGCGACCTGCGGCGCGAGGTCCAGCAGAACATCAAGATGCTGATGGACATCGGCTGCTACCGCGGCCTGCGCCATCGCAAGGGCCTGCCCGTGCGCGGCCAGCGCACTCACACCAACGCGCGCACCCGCAAGGGCCCGCGCAAGACCGTCGCCGGCAAGAAGATCGCGACCAAGAAGTAAGTGAGGAACCGACCCCGTGGGCGTTGCCAAAGCCAAGAAGGTCAAGAAGAAGGTCCGGAAGAACATCCAGACCGGCGTCGCCCACATCCAGGCGACGTTCAACAACACCATCATCACCATCACCGACGTGTCGGGAAACACGATCGCGACCTCGTCGGCCGGCATGATCGGCTTCAAGGGCTCGAAGAAGTCGACGCCCTACGCGGCGCAGATCTGCGCCGAGGACGTGGCGAAGAAGGCGATGGAGCACGGGGTGCGCCAGATCGGCGTGCTCGTGAAGGGGCCGGGCGCGGGGCGCGAGCCGGCCGCGCGCGGTCTGCAGGCCGCGGGCTTCAAGATCACCTACGTGCGAGACGTGACTCCGATCCCGCACAACGGCTGCCGCGCACCGAAGCGGCGCCGCGCTTAGGAGTATCTGCTTGGCACGTTATCACGATTCAGTATGTCGGCTGTGCCGCCGCGAGGGCATGAAGCTGTTCTTGAAGGGCGACCGCTGCTTCTCGGACAAGTGCTCGGTCGAGCGGCGCAACTACCCGCCGGGCCAGCACGGCCAGGGCCGGCCGAAGTTCTCCGACTACGGCCAGCAGCTGCGCGAGAAGCAGAAGGTGCGGCGCATCTACGGCGTGCTCGAGCGGCAGTTCCGCAAGACGGTCGACGAGGCCGCGCACCTCAAGGGCGTGAAGGGCGAGAACCTGATGGCGCTGCTCGAGCGCCGGCTCGACAACGTGGTGTTCCGCCTGGGCTACGTGACCTCGCGCTCCGAGGCGCGCCAGCTCGTGCGCCATGGTCACTTCAAGGTCAACGGCCGGCGGGTGAACGTCCCGTCGTTCCGGGTCAAGAAGGGCGACAAGATCGAGCTCACGGCCCGCGGCCAGAAGGCGGCGCGCATCGAGGGGGCGCTCGGCGCGCTCGAGACGCGCAGCATGCCGAGCTGGCTCACGATCGACAAAGACTTGAAGACCGGCACCATCCTGGGTGACCCGGTCCGCGAGGAGCTCACGCTTCCGATCCAGGAGCAGCTCATCATCGAACTCTATTCGCGCTGAGCACATCCCCTCAGAACGAATCACTCCTCTCTCAGGAGGTCCCATGAACGTAGATCTCATGGTCCGAAACTGGCAAACGCTCATCCGCCCGCGGCGGATCGACATCGAGGACGATCTGTCCGCGACGTACGGGCGCTTCGAGTGTGCGCCGCTGGAGCGCGGCTTCGGGCTCACGCTCGGAAACGCGCTGCGCCGCGTGCTGTTGTCGTCGCTGCAAGGCGCGGCAATCACCTCGGTGCGCGTCGAGGGCGTCCAGCACGAGTTCAGCTCGATCCCGGGCGTGCTCGAAGACGTGACCGACGTGGTGCTGAACCTGAAGGAGGTGCGCCTGCGCGCGCACTCGCCCGAGCCCAAGCAGATCGTGATCAAGAAGCAGGGCCCGGGCGCGGTCACTTCGAGCGACTTCAGCTCGCCTGACCAGACCGTCGAGATCCTCGAGGGCGGGCACCACATCGCCACGCTGTCGGGCGATGCGGAGCTCTCGCTCACCGCGACCGTCGAGGTGGGCAAAGGCTTCGTGCTGGCGGAGAAGAACGCCAAGGAAGACCAGCCGATCGGCACGATTCCGATCGACTCGATCTTCTCGCCGGTGCGCAAGGTGAACTACACCGTCACCAACGCGCGCGTCGGCCGCGAGACCGACTACGACCGGCTGTCGCTCGAGATCTGGACCGACGGCTCGGTCGCGCCCGCCGACGCGCTGGCGTTCGCGGCCAAGATCCTCAAGGACCAGCTCTCGATCTTCATCAACTTCGAAGAAGACGTGGAGCGCCCGCACGCGCCGATGCTCCACTCCGTGACTCCGAACGAGATCCTGTTCCGCCCGGTCGACGAGCTCGAGCTCTCGGTGCGCTCGGCCAACTGCCTGCAGAACGCCGACATCAAGTACATCGGCGAGCTCGTGCAGCGCAGCGAGGCGGAGATGCTCAAGACCAAGAACTTCGGCCGGAAGTCACTGAACGAGATCAAGGAGATCCTGGCCGGCCTCGGCCTCGAGTTCGGCATGAAGCTCGACAACTTCCCGTCTCGCAAGGAGCTCGATCGCCTGCGCGAGGACGCCGACGCCTGACAGGTGAACGGGGCGGGCACGCCTCGGGACTACGGCGCATAGGACTCTCTCGATGAGACACCGAAAAGATCACCGCAAGCTCTCGCGCAACACCGCACATCGCACCGCGATGCTGCGCAACCTCGTGACCTCGCTGTTCGAGCACGAGGAGGTGCGCACCACCACCGCGAAGGCCAAGGAGGTGCGGCGGGTCGCCGAGCGCATGATCACGCTCGGCAAGGAAGGCACGCTGGCCGCGCGCCGCCGCGCGATGGCGACCATCCGCTCGCGCGAGGTGGCGGCCAAGGTCTTCGACGACCTCGCCAAGCGCTACCGCAAGCGGCCGGGCGGCTACACGCGCCAGCTCAAGGTCGGTCCCCGCCGCGGGGACAACGCCGAGATCTCCATCATCCAGCTCGTCGACGCGCGGAAGCCGGACGGCGGGGAGGCGAACGCCGCCACTTGAACCGGCCCGGGAGCGGAACTCTCTCCCTCCTGATCATCGCCGCGCTGTTCGCGGTCGGGGTCGGCGCCTACGTCGCCATGCGGCCACCGCCGGCGCCCGCGCTGCGGAACGGCGCGCAGGCCCCGGACTTCCGCCTGCCCGTGCACGGCGCGGCGCAGGAAGTCTCGCTCTCGGCGCTGCGCGGCAAGGTCGTGTTCGTGAACTTCTGGGCCACCTGGTGCGCGCCCTGCCGCTCCGAAGCGCCGGCGCTGGAGCGCCTGCACCAGACACTGCAGGGCAGCGACTTCGAGATCCTGGCCATCTCGATCGACAAGCCCGAGGACGAGCCGGCGATCGACGCCTTCCAGAAGGAGTTCTCGATCGACTTCCCCATCCTGTTGGACCGGGACCGGGGGGTCTACGACGCCTACCAGGTGTCCGGGGTGCCCGAGACCTTCCTGGTCGATCCCAACGGAACGGTGCTCGAACACTTCATCGGCCCTCAGAATTGGGAAGACCCGCGCTACTCTCGGGCGATCCGCCGCGCGCTGGCGGCGGACAAGGAGTCGGGGGGGAGTCCGGGTGAGTGAAGCCGAAGACACGGGCCCGTCTAGACGCCGCGGGCTGCTCTGGGTGGGACCTCTGGCAGCGATCGTGGGGGCGGCAGTGGCGCTCTTGTACGACGCCGACAACGGGCTGCGCGCGGTCTTTCGCGTGAAGGCGGAGCTGCGCCGGGCCGACGAGCGGATCGCCAAGCTCTGGAGCGAGCGCACGGACCTGGTGGGGCGGGCCGATCGCTTGCGCGCCGACTCGTTCGAGATCGAGAGCGTGGCGAGAGAGTCGCTCGGCATGGTGCGGCCGGGCGAGGTCGTGGTCCGGCTGCGCGGCGCGCCCCAGGGTGATTGACCCGCAGGCGGGCGCGGGCTACCGGAATCATCATGCGAGACGAGGTCGACAAACTGCTGCGCGAGGCCGCGGCGCGCGTGCTGCGCGCGCACGCGCCGCAGGCGCTCGACCTGGTTGCCAACCTGTCGGTCGTCCCGCCCAAGACACCCGAGCACGGCGATTTCGCGACCAACGCCGCGCTCATGATGGCCAAGGTGCTCGGCCGGCCGCCGCGCGAGGCCGCGCAGATGCTGAAAGACGAGCTCGGCACGGGCGGCGGGGCGCTGGAACGGGTCGAGATCGCCGGGCCGGGGTTCCTGAACGTCTTTCTCGCGCGCGCGCGCTGGCGCGACTCGATCGCGCGCGTGCTGCGCGAGGGCGCGAGCTTCGGCCGCAGCACCACGGGCGCGGGCTCGAGCGTGATGGTCGAGTTCGTCTCGGCCAACCCCACGGGGCCGCTCACGATCGGCCACGGCCGCAACGCGGTGCTGGGTGACTGCATCGCGAGCCTGCTCGAGGCGATCGGTCACAAGGTCGTGCGCGAGTACTACTTCAACGACGCCGGCCGCCAGATGCGCGTGCTCGCCGAGTCACTGCGCGCGCGCTACCTGCAGGAGCTGGGCGACGCGGCCGAGCTGCCCGAAGAGGGCTACCAGGGCGAATATCTGGTCGAGATCGCGCGCGCGCTCGCCGGCGAGGTGGGGGAAGCCTGGCGCGGCGCGGACGAGGCCCGCTTCAAGGCGCGCGCCACCGAGGCGATCTTCGCCGACATCGAGCGCACGCTGGCGGCGCTGGGCGTGCGCTTCGATTCCTACTTCAACGAGCACACGTTGTTCGAGCGCAAGCTCGTGGACCGCACGCTCGCCGACCTGCGCGCGCGCGGGCTGGTGTTCGACCAGGACGGCGCCGTGTGGCTGCGCTCGACGCAGTTCGGGCTGGAGCGCGATCGCGTGCTGGTGAAGTCGACGGGTGAGGCGACCTATCTCCTGCCCGACGTGGCCTACCACCGCGAGTCACTGGCGCGCGGGCTGGCGACGATCATCGACGTGCTCGGCCCCGACCACATCGCGCAGTTCCCGTACGTGCGCGCGGCGGTCGCCGCGCTGGGCGCCGACGCCGACAAGGTCGAGCTGGTCATGTACCAGTGGGTGAACCTGCGCCGCGGCGGCGAGCTCGTGAAGATGTCGACGCGCAAGGCCTCGTTCGTGACCGTCGACGAGGTGCTGGACGAGGTCGGCCGCGACGTGTTCCGCTACTTCA comes from Myxococcota bacterium and encodes:
- the rplO gene encoding 50S ribosomal protein L15 codes for the protein MMLDRLKPAPGSRRPRKRVGRGIGCGSAKTSGRGTKGAGARAGRKHKPHREGGQIPLVMRLPKRGFTNPMADGGAQVVNVKALARFKKGAEVDAAALAEAGLIRSASGPVKVLGDGPLEAALKVRVSAVSSSARAKIEAAGGSVELV
- the secY gene encoding preprotein translocase subunit SecY; amino-acid sequence: MNPGALGNITRIPELNRRILFTFAMLAVYRIGCAVPTPGIDPNEIRRYFEQSGHGGGIFDYLNLFTGGAFEQLSIFSLGIMPYVSSSIILQLLSVVIPKLDELRKEGEEGRRVITRWTRYGTVVLAVLQGFLMATALENGLLGPNTVMHPGWGFRITTILTLAAGTSFIMWLGEQINERGIGNGISLVIFAGIVCRIPSALSRVWDMVRTDQLPPIAILLLAGVMVLVVGVIVFFERAQRRIPIQYARRVVGRRQLAGGMSYFPLRLNTSGVIPPIFASSLLVLPLQISQWSGHEAIADFVNDYLGWRSWGHEILYVALILFFAYFYTGVMLDPDDVAENVRKNGGYIPGIRPGKRTAEYILRVLNRITLIGASYLAAVCVLPNFLQNEFSVPFVFGGTALLIVVGVAMDTVGQVEAHLVAHNYDTFVQGARLRGRGNR
- a CDS encoding adenylate kinase, which codes for MSRQLNLILTGPPGSGKGTQAKRLVERYGIPQISTGEILREAVKSGSEIGKRAKAIMDAGELVPDEVVIEIVRQRIARPDCKPGCVLDGFPRTQKQAVALDALLKEQGREPARVIALTVADDEIRRRILSRNEGRADDNEESVNKRLEVFRRDTAPVLAHYGKSVAKIDGVGSMDDITARIVAAIGASA
- the map gene encoding type I methionyl aminopeptidase; amino-acid sequence: MIQIKSKRELDKMREAGRHVGEILVKLASLAKPGVTTGELDRAAREEIRARRLVSSFLDYAPGQAPPFPAVLCASVNEEIVHGIPGSRRLVEGDLLKLDFGAICDGFHGDAALSLPIGRIDEESKHLVEVTHQSLELGIQELAPGKRLGDVGAAVQGHVEANGFSVVRDFVGHGIGRAMHEPPQLPNFGKAGRGQRLREGMVFAIEPMVNAGTWQVEVLADGWTAVTADRRRSAHFEHTVAITDHGPEILTRVPGTH
- the rpmJ gene encoding 50S ribosomal protein L36, which translates into the protein MKVRASVKKMCDKCKLIRRKGVLRVICENPKHKQRQG
- the rpsM gene encoding 30S ribosomal protein S13 translates to MARIAGVDLPREKAVKVALTYIYGIGRSSAEKICDEAGVAPNTKTFDLDESEVVRLRDVIQGQYKVEGDLRREVQQNIKMLMDIGCYRGLRHRKGLPVRGQRTHTNARTRKGPRKTVAGKKIATKK
- the rpsK gene encoding 30S ribosomal protein S11; the protein is MGVAKAKKVKKKVRKNIQTGVAHIQATFNNTIITITDVSGNTIATSSAGMIGFKGSKKSTPYAAQICAEDVAKKAMEHGVRQIGVLVKGPGAGREPAARGLQAAGFKITYVRDVTPIPHNGCRAPKRRRA
- the rpsD gene encoding 30S ribosomal protein S4; the encoded protein is MARYHDSVCRLCRREGMKLFLKGDRCFSDKCSVERRNYPPGQHGQGRPKFSDYGQQLREKQKVRRIYGVLERQFRKTVDEAAHLKGVKGENLMALLERRLDNVVFRLGYVTSRSEARQLVRHGHFKVNGRRVNVPSFRVKKGDKIELTARGQKAARIEGALGALETRSMPSWLTIDKDLKTGTILGDPVREELTLPIQEQLIIELYSR
- a CDS encoding DNA-directed RNA polymerase subunit alpha → MNVDLMVRNWQTLIRPRRIDIEDDLSATYGRFECAPLERGFGLTLGNALRRVLLSSLQGAAITSVRVEGVQHEFSSIPGVLEDVTDVVLNLKEVRLRAHSPEPKQIVIKKQGPGAVTSSDFSSPDQTVEILEGGHHIATLSGDAELSLTATVEVGKGFVLAEKNAKEDQPIGTIPIDSIFSPVRKVNYTVTNARVGRETDYDRLSLEIWTDGSVAPADALAFAAKILKDQLSIFINFEEDVERPHAPMLHSVTPNEILFRPVDELELSVRSANCLQNADIKYIGELVQRSEAEMLKTKNFGRKSLNEIKEILAGLGLEFGMKLDNFPSRKELDRLREDADA
- the rplQ gene encoding 50S ribosomal protein L17, producing the protein MRHRKDHRKLSRNTAHRTAMLRNLVTSLFEHEEVRTTTAKAKEVRRVAERMITLGKEGTLAARRRAMATIRSREVAAKVFDDLAKRYRKRPGGYTRQLKVGPRRGDNAEISIIQLVDARKPDGGEANAAT
- a CDS encoding TlpA disulfide reductase family protein yields the protein MNRPGSGTLSLLIIAALFAVGVGAYVAMRPPPAPALRNGAQAPDFRLPVHGAAQEVSLSALRGKVVFVNFWATWCAPCRSEAPALERLHQTLQGSDFEILAISIDKPEDEPAIDAFQKEFSIDFPILLDRDRGVYDAYQVSGVPETFLVDPNGTVLEHFIGPQNWEDPRYSRAIRRALAADKESGGSPGE
- a CDS encoding septum formation initiator family protein; amino-acid sequence: MSEAEDTGPSRRRGLLWVGPLAAIVGAAVALLYDADNGLRAVFRVKAELRRADERIAKLWSERTDLVGRADRLRADSFEIESVARESLGMVRPGEVVVRLRGAPQGD
- the argS gene encoding arginine--tRNA ligase, encoding MRDEVDKLLREAAARVLRAHAPQALDLVANLSVVPPKTPEHGDFATNAALMMAKVLGRPPREAAQMLKDELGTGGGALERVEIAGPGFLNVFLARARWRDSIARVLREGASFGRSTTGAGSSVMVEFVSANPTGPLTIGHGRNAVLGDCIASLLEAIGHKVVREYYFNDAGRQMRVLAESLRARYLQELGDAAELPEEGYQGEYLVEIARALAGEVGEAWRGADEARFKARATEAIFADIERTLAALGVRFDSYFNEHTLFERKLVDRTLADLRARGLVFDQDGAVWLRSTQFGLERDRVLVKSTGEATYLLPDVAYHRESLARGLATIIDVLGPDHIAQFPYVRAAVAALGADADKVELVMYQWVNLRRGGELVKMSTRKASFVTVDEVLDEVGRDVFRYFMVERRADTHLDFDVELAVERSERNPVFKIQYAHARLCSIARKAEEAGLVLGDDPRALSLERVDAPEEIELAKLVERLPDTVLRAARGREPQELARYLLELANAFNAYISDGKRHRVVSDDRELSLARLALVSTVRIALANGLGMLGVHAPERM